The Faecalibacterium sp. I3-3-33 DNA window CGGCAGCAAGAGCGTGGAGGAGCTGGCCGAGATCGTGCAGCTGGCAGAGCGTCCCTTCATCGTCAAGGGCGTGATGACCGTTAAGGGTGCACTGAAGGCAAAGCAGGCCGGTGCCGCTGCCATCGTGGTGTCCAACCACGGCGGCCGCGTGTTGGACCAGTGCCCCGCCACCGCCGAGGTGTTGCCGGAGATTGCCGCAGCCCTCAAGGGCACCGGCGTGAAGGTGCTGGTGGACGGCGGCATCCGCACTGGCGTGGATGTGTTCAAGGCGCTGGCATTGGGCGCAGACGGCGTGCTGATCTGCCGCCCCTTCGTGACTGCTGTCTACGGCGGCGGCGCAGAGGGCGTGAAGTGCTACATCGATAAGCTTGCCGGAGAACTGGCCGACACCATGCAGATGTGTGGTGCCCATACGCTGGCTGAGATCACCCCGGATATGGTGCGGGTCTGAGCTTTTTGTTACTTCAAGGTGCCGTCCAGCACCTGCTGGTAATACCACGGCTTCGGGGCGTGGAAGGTCTTGCCGCTGAGGAAGGCAAAGTCCGGCTGGGTGAAGCGGGGCATGGTCAGCTCCCATGCGCACAGCGCCTGATACTTTAATTTCAGCTCCCGGTTGGCGCTGTTGTTGCCGTACTTGCTATCGCCAAGGATGGGGCAGCCGATGCTTGCCATGTGGGCGCGGATCTGGTGGGTGCGGCCGGTGATCAGCTGCACCTTCAGCAGTGCCAGACGGCCGGAGACGGCGATGGTCTCGTACCGGGTCTCCACCTCTTTTGCGCCGGGCTGCTTGTCCTCCACGATCTTCACGATGCCGCGGTCGGCGTCCTTGAGCAGATAGCCGCCCAAGGTGGCGTCCGGCGGCATGGGACGGCCAAAGGTGACGCAGAGGTAGGTCTTTTGCACCTCGCGGTTCTTGATGGCGGAAAGAAACAGCTCCTCAGCCTCCGGGGTCTTGGCAATGATCACAAGGCCGCTGGTGCCGGTGTCCAGCCGGTGGCACAAGGCGGGGGTGTACAGGTCGTTCTCCTTGTACTCGCCCTGCTTGTTCAGGTACAGCAGCGCGCGGTTCAGCAGAGTATCGTCCTCCGGACCGTCCACCGCAACGCCGGCGGGCTTGTTCACGATCAGGATCTGCGGGCAGTCGTACACCACCTGCGCCGGGGTGCGGGCGTTTTTCCACGCGGGGCCTTCCACCCGGCGGTCGGCGTCCAGCACATCGTCCAGAATGAACAGCTTGATCTCATCGCCTGCCATCACGCGGGTGGAAAGCGGCTGCTTTTTGCCGTTCAGCTTGATCTTGTTCTCCCGTAGCGCCTTGTTCAGTCGGCCGGGGGTCAGGGCGGGGTACTGTTGGGTCAGATAATTGTCCAGCCGGGTGGGGGCAAGACATTTTACTTTTAAAATTTTCACGGGAAATTCCTCTCTATCTTAAAATCAGTTGCAATAGAATGGGTTCTTGATTCGTTTTTATTGTAGCGGAATAAATCTACCGCGTCAAGAAAGAAGGTATTTTTATGAACCTG harbors:
- a CDS encoding RluA family pseudouridine synthase, which codes for MKILKVKCLAPTRLDNYLTQQYPALTPGRLNKALRENKIKLNGKKQPLSTRVMAGDEIKLFILDDVLDADRRVEGPAWKNARTPAQVVYDCPQILIVNKPAGVAVDGPEDDTLLNRALLYLNKQGEYKENDLYTPALCHRLDTGTSGLVIIAKTPEAEELFLSAIKNREVQKTYLCVTFGRPMPPDATLGGYLLKDADRGIVKIVEDKQPGAKEVETRYETIAVSGRLALLKVQLITGRTHQIRAHMASIGCPILGDSKYGNNSANRELKLKYQALCAWELTMPRFTQPDFAFLSGKTFHAPKPWYYQQVLDGTLK